The Paenibacillus sp. FSL R7-0345 DNA segment TAAGTACGAATCAAACACAATTATAAATGGATATTATTACCATGTACCCCTGGAGTAACAGGGGCTCTACTATCCATTTGGAGGCGATCCACTTTGAATCAGATTACATGCAAAACCGACCTTTACCACATTGGTGGCAAACTAGCCGCTCCCTATTTAGGAGTTGCCAAAAGAGAGCTTTCCCAACTGCTCGACATGCTTGACTCGGAAAGCACCAATCCAGACTTCCGGATCGACTCCGCAGGCTACCGAATTGTCTGCCTAGAGCATAAGGAACCTGATGCCGAGCTGGCATCCGTCAGTCTCTCCGCTCCCTTCCAGCAAGTAGAGTACGTTGAACTGTGTGAGGTCTACAAGATGCAATTCTATCGGATGCTGCTAATGCACGATAACGAATGCTTTACGATTGTGCTATCACCAAAAGAAGCGCAGAATGTAGGGCTTGAAACTTGGTTACACGAGCAATGTGGACAGGAGAGTGATCTGAGATGACCAAAGCCAGCAGTCCAGCCAAGCGCATTCAGGTTGTTAGCCTTCGCATGGTGAGAGAGCGTACGTCACTTCTATATCCTCAGCGCAAGATCACCAATCCCAAAGATGCCGCCGATCTCTTTCACCAGTTTATAGGGGATTGCGACAGGGAAGTATTCTGCATCATGACGCTGGACACGAAGAACCAGCCGACCGCCTTGCATGAAGTCTCCAGCGGAACACTGAATGCCTCTCTGGTGCACCCGAGGGAGACTTTCAAGCTCGCCATCTTGGCCAATGCGGCTTCCATTATCGGATGCCATAACCATCCTAGCGGCGACCCGACTCCAAGCCCCGAAGATGTGGAAATCACGGAGCGTATCCGGGATGCGGGCTCACTTATGGGTATTGATCTTCTCGACCACATCGTGCTTGGTGAGGGAAACTTCATCAGCCTGAAAGAACGGGGACTTATGTAAGTCATCCTTAGAACAGGAGTTGAACCTGTGATGCATACAATTCTAGAACCAAACGAACAAGACTTGTTCATCGACATCCTGGCCGATATGATCTGTCGTTACCTTGACGACGAAAAGGAACGGCAACAGCGTGCAGCCTTCTGGCTAAGATTCTTTGAAGATTTAGGCATCGAAGCCCGAATCGTAGCGTAAGGGCAACTACATGAATCACGAACAGCAACTAGCTGCCCTCTACATTCGTGTTTCGACAGAAGAACAGGTCGAAGGCTTTAGCCTAGATGCCCAGCGGTTAGCCCTTCTGGATCACTGTCGTAAGGCTCAGATCAGTGTTTACAAGGTATACATCGACGCTGGCCGCTCGGGCAAGTCCATTGATGGCCGACCTGCACTATGCGAACTTCTAGAAGACGCCCGTAGTGGACGCTTCCAGCAAGTCGTGTGCCTGCGGCTGAATCGGCTGTCTCGCAAGCTTACAGACCTCCTGCATATCTACGAATTGCTGGAGAGGCATGGAGTCGCTCTACGCAGTCTTACGGAGGATCTCCACACGGACACGCCGATGGGCAAGTTCGCTCTCCAGATGTCCGGAGCAGTTGCCGAACACGAAAGACGGCAGATTGCACAGAATGTACGTCAAAGCATGCAGCGGCGTAGTAGGCTTGGTAGGTGGAACAGCGGAAATCAGGTTCTCGGATACCGCTGGGTAACCCATTCTGGTAACCCTCACCTTTCCTATGTAGAGATCGTACCCGAGGAAGCAAAGCAGGTCATCTCCATTTTCGAAATGTATGCCAGCGGTCTTGGCCTGAAAGCCATTGCCAACCGACTGAACAATGCAGGCTACAAAACCAAACGAGGAAAGGCATTCTATAGCATCTCGGTAAGAGGCATTTTGACTAACGTTAACTATATCGGCAAGATCACCTACACAGACGAAAACAATAGCAGAAAAATCGTGAAGGGAGAACACGAGGCGATCGTCCCAACAGAGCTTTGGAAGAAGGTGCAGCAAAGGCTTGCTGGACAAGCCACTCTATCAGTCAAGCAAATTGTCCGGCCCTTCCCACTTGCAGGACTACTCAAGTGCCCAGCCTGCGGAAGCAGCATGATCCCGTGTCATGTATACCGGAAGCGAAAGAGCGGTGTACATTCCAAGAGCTTCTATTACATTTGCTGCCGCTACAACTCTGGGGGAAGTGCAGTCTGCTCACCTAACCATATCCGGGCAAACGAAGCTGAAGTCTGGGTAGAGTCTCAGCTCCGGCATTTCATAACCCAGCCTACCGTTGCCGAGCAGTTGGTTGCCGAGATCAATCGTAGGCGAGACAAGAAGCTGCAACCTATCCGACAACGTATAATGAAAATCGACAACCAGACCTCCTCCTTAAAGAACCGCAGCATACGCTGCTACGAACTTTTTGAAGACGGGCATATTGATGCCCCGGAACTCAAAAAAAGGCTTAGCGAGATTCGCTCAGAGTCAACCCTTTTGGAGGGAGAACGGAAAGAACTAGAAAGGGCTGTAGCTGAACAACCCGATCGCTCCATTCCTCCGGCGAGCGTTCGGCAGGCGCTAGACAACTTTCGGCCACTACTGCGAAGTGCTGTCCCTGAGCAACAAAGGAAGCTTTATCGAAGCCTTATCGACAAGATTAACGTCCCGCATAATCGGGACATCACAAAGGCGACTATTCAAGGAACATCGGCCCTGCTAAATCTACAGATTCCGCCGATTCCAATAAAGGGGAATGAGAGTTCATGAATGAAACAGTAAGAGTCGCCATCTACGCCCGCGTCAGCACGGAGGAGCAGGCTGAATTCGGCTACTCCATAGACGCGCAGCTTGAAACCCTACGGAAATATTGCGAACTCTACAACAGAGTAATCGTCGGTGAATACGTGGATCGTGGCGTCAGCGGGAAGAGTATTGAAGGCCGCTACGAGTTGCAGCAACTTCTTCGAGATGCTCAAGAAAACAAGTTTGACCTGGTGTTAGTTTGGAAATTCAATCGGATGGCACGGAAGAATATCGACCTTCTTCATATCGTTGAACTACTTCAAAAAAACAACGTCGCCTTCCGGTCATTTTCCGAAGATTTTGACACGACCACATCTATGGGGAAGTTTGCCTTGCAGATGATGGGTGCGGTAGGAGAACTTGAGCGGAATACTATCGTTGACAATGTGAAGATGGGGCACAAGCAACGCGCTAGAACAGGCAAGCATAATGGAAAGGTGCCTCTCGGATACCGGAGCGTCAAGATCGACGCACGAGGAAGGGAATCCAAGATCGTCATCATCGAGGAGGAGGCTGCGCTCGTTCGAAACATTTTCGAGCAGTATGCCGCCGGTCACGGCCTGAAGGCCATCGCCAACGATTTGAACCACCGGGGCCATAAAACTAAGTCCGGAAATCCTTTCTCTACTTGCTCCATCCGGGACATTATCGACAATCCGATGTTTGTCGGAAAAATTCGTTACAACCGCTATGAGAATTGGGCAGAGAGACGGCGCAAGGGCAAAACCTCTGAACTGATCCTTGTAGACGGACATCATCCAGCTATAATCACAGACGAAGTATGGGAGAAAGTGCAACTTCTGCGGAAGAAAAAAGCTACCATGCCGAAAAAGCGTTTTGAGGGTGAGTACCTGTTGACTGGGCTCATCCGCTGTCCCGAATGCGGCGCGGCAATGACCGCGAGCCTTACAGTGAACCGGGCAAAGGACGGCACGAAAATCGTACGGATGTACTATTCCTGTGGGCGTTTCCGCAGCCAAGGGAGCTCCGTCTGTCACGCCAACAGCGTCCGCAAGGACGAAGCGGAAAAGGCGGTGACTGAACGTATCCAAGAAGCGGTCACAAAGCCCGAAATCCTCAAAAAAGTCGTCCGTAGCGTCAACGAGCATAGATCAGGGCGTATCAAGCCTCTACAGGACGAATTAGCAGGAGTACAGGTCAGGATCGACAATCTGGAGGAAAAGAAACGTAAATACCTTGGATTGTACGAAATGGACGAGATAGACCGCGACCTGTTCGCGGGACGACTGAACGACCTGAACAAGGAGCTAGACACCGAGCTCACCCGCCGATCCAAGCTGCAACTGGAGCTCCGAGATGACCAGGCCGATCCCATCTCCTACGAGCTCGTGCGCTCCCTGGTGAGCCGGTTCGACGCACTGCTCCAACGCTCACCGTTCCCGCAGCGCAAGACCCTGCTGCATCTGATCGTGAAGCGGATTACGCTGGACGACAGGAAGCGCGTCGGCAACATAGAACTTGCCTTCAACGAGGAGACCGAGAAGCATTTTTTAAGTGTAGCCCCTTCTGCTGAACAACAAGCAGAAGGGGCTTTTCCGTTATCCGGAAAAGCCCCCCTTCTCAAAAAAACACTAACCATCTTCATTTAGGTTAATTCTGTATTTAAGCCAGCGTAGCACCCGATGCAACTAAGTTCGTAGCTAACGCCCATCCGGTCTCTCCAACTGCTTTGACTAGACCTTTAACTCTATCCTTTAATCTACGCTTCATAGGCGTTCCCTCCTCTTTGGTGGCCTCTTTACACGATGAAATTCTATCTAACCAATATCTCACCAACGAAAGAATGACCAGAGGGACAATGTAGCATACGAACCCGACTGGATTCGAACCAATTGGCGCTGACGATGACCTAAATACAGAATGTCTTTGTTATTTATGCTTCTCTCTATAACCAACTTGGAGTCTGTCTTACTTTCAATATCTCAAAAAATCTTTCTTCCAATTTCCTTGACAAACGAATAATAATCCCTTAATATTACATTAGGGGATAGTGTATCTATTTCTGTGGACTCTTCCATTCGGGATTCCGATGCTACCAACATCAGAATTGCGTTGCTTACACTCACCATAACCGACCTTAGGAATTACTATACACGAGATAATTCGCTTTTGCAAGCGGCTTTCGTATGCTTCACAAGTATACATATGATGTTCCCATCATGTTCGTACATATACAATGACTGAGGTCCTCTGTGTCAGCTTCGACCAATGCAAACCAAAAAGAGTCCTAATCTAGGGGCTGAATACCGAATAGGTGCGCTGATCTCCGAGTACAAATAAGGAGGTCACACACATGAAGGTTTGCTTTTATCCCAAGAGCACCCATGTGAGACAACACGACCGTAAGCCGCACCCAGTGCGTGCCCACTACCGTGCTGGAAGGTACATTCCGTACAATCCGATGCGTAGCGGTTCCGTTGTCTCCGAACACTGCCGAAGTTAGGCAGCCGCCGTCCCGTCCCTAAGTCACAGCACTAATTTGCAGTACAAGCCCTCGGTCCTTATGACGAGGGCTTTTTTCTTATTCCATGCAAGCCTTGATTGATTTCAAGCAGTCTCCAAACTCCTTTCCAAGCTGCTTGGTAAGTATAAACAGCTCGACGAAGTAATTCACACAGCCTGTTGATATATGCAAGAACAGCACAAGCGTTATAGTGTAGGATAGCATATTTCGCCCTACTTATGGTACGGTTCCCCCCGATTTATCTTCACCGCGCGATAAATCTGCTCCACCAGCACCAGCCGCATGAGCTGATGGGGCAGCGTCATGCGGCCGAAGCTCATGCGCTGCTGGGCGCGGCGCATCACGTCATCGGAGAGGCCATGGCTGCCTCCGATGACGAACACGACATGGCTCGTCCCGTAGGTGCCGAGCCGGTCGATTTCCGCGGCAAGCTCCTCGGAGCTCCAGAGCTTGCCATCAATCGCGAGCGCAATGACATGCGCATCGCTCTTGATGTGCGCGAGGATGCGCTCTCCCTCGCGCGTTTTCACCTGGACCACCTCAGCGTCGCTGAGATTGTCCGGTGCTTTTTCATCCGCCACCTCAATCACCTGAAATTTGAGATATGGCGTCAACCGCTTGGCATATTCTGCGATGCCGCTGACCAAATATTTTTCCTTCAATTTGCCTACGCCAATAATTTGAATGAACATGATATCCTCCATATGCCGGCCGGAAGCCGGCTTTTGCTCGTTAATGTGAATGTATAATAAGAAGGCAGAATGTAACTGCCTGCTCCGCCTTAATTTGTCCTAAAATAAGCAATTCCATAAAACACACCCACAACCACCACGGCCAAGACTACAAAAGCAATTATGCCGGTCATAAACGACCCGCCTGCCGATTCTTTTACCAGTTCTTTTTCTCTCTGCTTGGCTGCATTTTCCTCGGAACCATTCAAGTTGCCAGGCTTCATAAACACTCTACACCAGCTCCTCTCTATGACCATAGCTTACCATATACCGCACCCGCTGTTTATTGGTAGAACTTCTGCTTGAGCAATAGTCTGTCAAAATTAAGTGGAATTTCGGCATTTATTTCCGGCGTTTTATAAAATTTGCAATCAATAGGTGGAAAATCAACACTTAGTTTGGTCCAAAACCCCTTAATGGAGCAAAATCCGAGATATTAAGTGTCGTTTTTCCAACTAGCACCCTCTCACCTATGGTAAGACTAAGAAATAGTTTACCTTTTTCCACTTAGATTAGTCATGGGTAGCCTGTAAAGTTACTTTCACTCATTCGTTAAGTACAAAGCCACCATAACTCCACACCTCAGCTACTTTTCTGCCCAAAAACCCCATATCCTTCACCAATCACACTGTGTAACTTACACCGCCAAGCATACAACCACGCAAAGAAGACCCTGCTACCGCAGAGTCTCCCAAATCTATGTTACTCCAGACACAAAGCCCGGCATTCGACGTCCCACTCTACAACAAAC contains these protein-coding regions:
- a CDS encoding recombinase family protein; amino-acid sequence: MNHEQQLAALYIRVSTEEQVEGFSLDAQRLALLDHCRKAQISVYKVYIDAGRSGKSIDGRPALCELLEDARSGRFQQVVCLRLNRLSRKLTDLLHIYELLERHGVALRSLTEDLHTDTPMGKFALQMSGAVAEHERRQIAQNVRQSMQRRSRLGRWNSGNQVLGYRWVTHSGNPHLSYVEIVPEEAKQVISIFEMYASGLGLKAIANRLNNAGYKTKRGKAFYSISVRGILTNVNYIGKITYTDENNSRKIVKGEHEAIVPTELWKKVQQRLAGQATLSVKQIVRPFPLAGLLKCPACGSSMIPCHVYRKRKSGVHSKSFYYICCRYNSGGSAVCSPNHIRANEAEVWVESQLRHFITQPTVAEQLVAEINRRRDKKLQPIRQRIMKIDNQTSSLKNRSIRCYELFEDGHIDAPELKKRLSEIRSESTLLEGERKELERAVAEQPDRSIPPASVRQALDNFRPLLRSAVPEQQRKLYRSLIDKINVPHNRDITKATIQGTSALLNLQIPPIPIKGNESS
- the radC gene encoding DNA repair protein RadC, with protein sequence MVRERTSLLYPQRKITNPKDAADLFHQFIGDCDREVFCIMTLDTKNQPTALHEVSSGTLNASLVHPRETFKLAILANAASIIGCHNHPSGDPTPSPEDVEITERIRDAGSLMGIDLLDHIVLGEGNFISLKERGLM
- a CDS encoding recombinase family protein; the encoded protein is MNETVRVAIYARVSTEEQAEFGYSIDAQLETLRKYCELYNRVIVGEYVDRGVSGKSIEGRYELQQLLRDAQENKFDLVLVWKFNRMARKNIDLLHIVELLQKNNVAFRSFSEDFDTTTSMGKFALQMMGAVGELERNTIVDNVKMGHKQRARTGKHNGKVPLGYRSVKIDARGRESKIVIIEEEAALVRNIFEQYAAGHGLKAIANDLNHRGHKTKSGNPFSTCSIRDIIDNPMFVGKIRYNRYENWAERRRKGKTSELILVDGHHPAIITDEVWEKVQLLRKKKATMPKKRFEGEYLLTGLIRCPECGAAMTASLTVNRAKDGTKIVRMYYSCGRFRSQGSSVCHANSVRKDEAEKAVTERIQEAVTKPEILKKVVRSVNEHRSGRIKPLQDELAGVQVRIDNLEEKKRKYLGLYEMDEIDRDLFAGRLNDLNKELDTELTRRSKLQLELRDDQADPISYELVRSLVSRFDALLQRSPFPQRKTLLHLIVKRITLDDRKRVGNIELAFNEETEKHFLSVAPSAEQQAEGAFPLSGKAPLLKKTLTIFI
- the rlmH gene encoding 23S rRNA (pseudouridine(1915)-N(3))-methyltransferase RlmH: MFIQIIGVGKLKEKYLVSGIAEYAKRLTPYLKFQVIEVADEKAPDNLSDAEVVQVKTREGERILAHIKSDAHVIALAIDGKLWSSEELAAEIDRLGTYGTSHVVFVIGGSHGLSDDVMRRAQQRMSFGRMTLPHQLMRLVLVEQIYRAVKINRGEPYHK